One part of the Methanomassiliicoccales archaeon genome encodes these proteins:
- a CDS encoding type 2 isopentenyl-diphosphate Delta-isomerase, translated as MNGIEQRKADHIDLTLKENIAHEYNFWNDVQLIHNALPEVDLEEVDTSVNFLGSELDFPIIVTAITGGYPRALEINKNLAEACERLKIGMGVGSQRAAIESGDRSSYSIIKEYEIPLKVANIGAPQLISQEGREALDREAIDEALEMIDAHCLAVHLNFLQEVVQPEGDTQSKGCLEAIRSVAKDFKIIAKETGAGISEEVALRLKGAGVAAIDVSGTSGTSFSAIETHRAESVGNRLGIRLGRTFREWGIPAPVSLLWAQVGLPLIASGGITNGLDVARGIVLGASCGGVARAVMGAALESADRVEEELMTIIAELKATMFLTGCRNLEDLATADYIITGRTKDWILNEDEVF; from the coding sequence ACTCCCAGAGGTTGATCTTGAAGAGGTGGATACAAGTGTTAACTTTCTCGGCAGTGAGCTTGATTTTCCCATCATTGTCACCGCAATAACCGGTGGTTATCCTAGAGCACTAGAGATCAATAAGAATCTTGCAGAGGCCTGTGAACGCCTCAAGATTGGAATGGGTGTTGGAAGTCAAAGAGCCGCGATAGAAAGCGGAGACCGCTCCAGCTACTCAATCATCAAAGAATACGAGATACCGCTCAAGGTCGCAAACATCGGGGCTCCCCAGTTAATATCTCAAGAGGGAAGGGAGGCTCTGGATCGAGAGGCGATAGACGAGGCTTTGGAGATGATAGATGCCCATTGCTTAGCTGTCCATCTGAACTTTCTGCAGGAGGTCGTTCAACCTGAGGGAGACACCCAGTCAAAGGGCTGTCTGGAAGCGATTAGATCAGTGGCTAAAGATTTCAAGATTATCGCCAAGGAGACTGGAGCTGGAATTTCTGAAGAGGTCGCACTTCGGCTCAAGGGAGCTGGAGTGGCTGCAATAGACGTCTCAGGCACTAGTGGAACGAGCTTTTCCGCGATTGAGACTCACAGGGCTGAGAGCGTGGGCAATCGTTTGGGTATAAGACTTGGCAGAACATTCCGAGAGTGGGGGATCCCCGCGCCCGTCTCATTGCTATGGGCCCAAGTGGGACTTCCACTAATCGCAAGCGGTGGAATCACCAATGGCCTAGATGTGGCAAGGGGGATAGTATTAGGGGCTTCCTGTGGAGGCGTAGCAAGAGCCGTAATGGGGGCTGCTCTGGAATCTGCCGATAGAGTCGAGGAGGAGCTGATGACAATTATCGCTGAGCTCAAGGCAACAATGTTCCTGACGGGTTGCCGGAATCTAGAGGATTTGGCCACGGCCGATTATATTATCACTGGAAGAACAAAAGATTGGATTCTCAATGAAGATGAGGTGTTCTGA
- a CDS encoding polyprenyl synthetase family protein: MKYLEDGKPEKLVRAVRHYPEAGGKRLRPVLAMLVADAISGKEEESIPFGCCLEIIHNFTLIHDDVMDEDPMRRGRPAVHVLYDVPTAIIAGDAMFARGFEVLAMVEVAPEKTRRLLSLVAKTVWIIAEGQQMDIDFENSNSVTVDEYLEMIEKKTAILFACAAQGATMIADGSEDQERDMFEYARLLGLGFQIWDDVLGITADEKKLGKPVGSDIRNGKRTLVVIHALENADEEDRQSILSILGHEDATDEEVAEVIETLERIGSIEFAKSRAIDYAKQAKKCLEGLPDSDSKVLLDALLDYSVKREL; encoded by the coding sequence ATGAAATATCTCGAGGATGGCAAACCTGAAAAACTGGTCAGAGCTGTGAGACATTATCCAGAGGCAGGAGGCAAGCGCCTCCGACCAGTACTGGCCATGCTGGTAGCCGACGCGATCTCTGGTAAGGAAGAGGAATCCATACCATTCGGATGCTGTCTAGAAATCATTCATAACTTCACCCTTATTCACGATGATGTCATGGACGAGGACCCCATGAGAAGAGGGCGTCCGGCAGTCCATGTTCTATATGATGTGCCAACCGCAATAATCGCCGGGGATGCCATGTTCGCTAGGGGCTTTGAGGTCCTCGCAATGGTTGAAGTCGCTCCGGAAAAGACAAGGCGCCTCCTTTCACTTGTGGCAAAGACTGTCTGGATCATCGCAGAGGGCCAACAGATGGATATCGATTTCGAGAACTCTAATTCTGTAACAGTGGATGAGTATCTGGAAATGATCGAGAAGAAGACCGCCATCTTGTTCGCATGCGCTGCACAGGGTGCCACAATGATCGCTGATGGAAGTGAGGATCAGGAGAGGGACATGTTCGAGTACGCACGACTCCTGGGCCTCGGTTTCCAGATATGGGATGACGTTCTGGGCATAACCGCAGATGAAAAGAAGTTGGGAAAGCCTGTTGGCAGCGATATAAGGAACGGAAAGCGCACACTAGTAGTCATTCACGCCTTGGAAAATGCTGATGAGGAAGACAGACAGAGCATCCTCTCCATCCTGGGACACGAAGATGCGACCGACGAAGAGGTTGCTGAGGTTATCGAGACCCTGGAAAGGATCGGGAGCATCGAATTCGCCAAGAGCAGAGCCATTGACTACGCAAAGCAGGCCAAGAAATGCCTAGAGGGCCTACCTGATTCCGATAGCAAGGTTCTATTAGATGCACTGTTGGATTACTCGGTTAAGAGGGAACTCTGA
- the radB gene encoding DNA repair and recombination protein RadB: protein MRGSSNNSYHPQARSRFVDHIAFGCSSLDSILGGGLERDCVTLLYGEAGTGKTNLSLVMSRNVVLQGKRVIYIDTEGLSMERMKQICGEDFDSVIKNMLISEVHSFEEQEKMVEKAVKLAEGNDDIGLIVVDSISMYYRASSRGDSRKTMVRQSTSLLQVARKKGIPVIITSQVFTDLDTGTYEALGGHALHHCAKAIIRLDRQGLGKRRAVIMKHRYVAEGTASEFKIVQNGIVC, encoded by the coding sequence ATGAGAGGAAGTAGCAACAACAGTTATCATCCCCAAGCACGTTCACGGTTCGTGGACCACATAGCCTTTGGCTGTAGCTCACTGGACTCCATCCTTGGCGGCGGTTTGGAAAGGGATTGCGTCACCCTCCTTTACGGTGAGGCAGGCACCGGGAAGACGAACCTCTCCCTGGTGATGTCAAGGAATGTCGTTCTGCAGGGTAAGAGAGTCATTTACATCGACACCGAAGGACTCTCCATGGAGAGAATGAAGCAGATCTGCGGTGAGGACTTCGACAGTGTGATCAAGAACATGCTCATCAGCGAGGTCCACAGCTTTGAAGAGCAGGAGAAAATGGTTGAGAAGGCCGTGAAGTTGGCCGAAGGCAACGACGACATAGGTCTCATTGTGGTGGATTCCATTAGTATGTACTACCGGGCGTCCAGTCGGGGTGATTCACGGAAAACGATGGTGAGACAGTCGACCTCTCTCCTCCAGGTAGCCAGAAAGAAGGGGATACCGGTCATCATCACTTCTCAGGTCTTTACCGATTTGGACACTGGGACCTATGAGGCTCTCGGAGGTCATGCGCTGCATCACTGCGCCAAGGCGATAATCCGATTGGATAGGCAGGGACTCGGCAAGAGAAGGGCTGTGATCATGAAGCACCGATACGTTGCCGAGGGAACAGCCTCGGAGTTCAAGATCGTTCAGAACGGAATAGTCTGCTAG
- a CDS encoding TIGR00266 family protein — protein MKYTITGDNLQLANLEIIPGETVYAEAGAMTYMSGNVSMEAKMKGGFMKGIKRKLTGESFFMTEFNAQGGTGLVGFSGNVPGKIMALDLRGGKEWILQKDSFLCAENSVDLDIAFQKRLGATFFGGEGFILQRTHGEGIAFIHAAGDLIEFNLQPGQVTKVSTAHCVGWEASVQYDIQAAGGIKTALFGGEGLFVTTLRGPGRVVLQSLTLAQLANALSPFLPKQGNGGGSLISIG, from the coding sequence ATGAAGTATACTATAACCGGTGACAATCTCCAACTCGCAAATTTGGAGATAATACCTGGCGAAACCGTTTACGCTGAGGCAGGGGCAATGACATACATGAGTGGTAATGTCTCCATGGAAGCCAAGATGAAGGGTGGCTTCATGAAGGGGATCAAGAGAAAGCTCACAGGCGAATCATTTTTCATGACCGAGTTCAACGCGCAGGGTGGAACAGGGTTGGTGGGTTTTTCTGGTAACGTACCAGGCAAGATCATGGCCCTTGATCTCAGGGGCGGTAAAGAATGGATTCTGCAGAAGGACTCCTTCCTCTGTGCAGAGAACAGTGTCGATCTGGACATTGCATTTCAGAAGCGTTTGGGCGCGACATTCTTCGGAGGTGAGGGCTTCATACTGCAGCGAACCCACGGAGAGGGAATCGCTTTCATTCACGCGGCGGGCGATCTAATTGAGTTCAATCTTCAGCCTGGACAGGTTACAAAAGTGTCCACAGCCCACTGTGTCGGATGGGAGGCCAGTGTCCAGTACGATATTCAGGCAGCGGGAGGTATCAAGACCGCTCTTTTCGGTGGGGAAGGTCTTTTCGTGACCACTCTGAGGGGACCAGGAAGAGTCGTTCTGCAGTCGCTGACCTTAGCTCAACTGGCAAATGCTCTATCGCCGTTCCTTCCTAAGCAGGGCAATGGCGGAGGCTCATTGATTAGTATCGGGTGA